One Pyrus communis chromosome 13, drPyrComm1.1, whole genome shotgun sequence genomic window carries:
- the LOC137712455 gene encoding apyrase 2-like, translating to MLKRPGRGIGMGSPQYDSLSDKMYRYRSVVLVISIPLLLLTMVLYVMPPGGNLSNQLPRKLPSKTSYAVIFDAGSSGSRVHVFCFDHNLQLLPIGKDLELFLQVKPGLSAYAKDPRSAAESLTGLLDKAENAVPKELRSLTLVRVGATAGLRALEGDASDRILQAVRDLLKQRSSLSSRPDAVTVIDGTQEGSFQWVTINYLLGNLGKKYSDTVGVVDLGGGSVQMAYAISEADAAKAPKLSDGEDVYVRQMNLKGVKYNLYVHSYLHYGLLAARAEILKVSEDSGNPCILAGYYGSYAYGGQSYKASASSSGSSVEECRRVVTKALKVNEATCSHMKCTFGGVWNGGGGDGQRNLFVASFFFDRAAEAGFVNPNEPVAKVHPGNFEEAAKRACETKLADAKSTYPRVEEGNLPFLCMDLVYQSTLLVDGFGLDPWQEITLVKKVKYQNSLVEAAWPLGSAIEAVSSL from the exons ATGCTCAAGCGTCCCGGCAGAGGAATCGGAATGGGGAGTCCCCAGTACGACTCCCTCTCCGACAAAATGTACAGATACAGGAGCGTCGTCCTCGTCATCTCAATCCCTCTCCTCCTCCTTACCATGGTCCTTTACGTCATGCCCCCCGGCGGTAATTTGAGCAACCAGCTCCCCCGCAAGCTGCCTTCCAAGACATCCTACGCTGTGATCTTCGACGCCGGCAGCTCCGGCAGCCGCGTCCACGTCTTCTGCTTCGACCACAACCTCCAGCTCCTTCCCATTGGCAAAGATCTCGAGCTCTTTCTTCAGGTCAAGCCTGGTCTGAGCGCTTATGCCAAGGACCCTCGCTCTGCTGCGGAGTCCCTCACCGGTCTTCTCGATAAGGCTGAGAACGCAGTTCCCAAGGAGCTTCGTTCCTTAACTCTCGTCCGCGTTGGCGCTACGGCTGGCCTTAGGGCATTGGAGGGCGATGCTTCTGACCGCATTCTCCAGGCC gtCAGGGATCTGCTCAAACAAAGAAGTAGCCTCAGCTCCCGCCCTGATGCCGTTACTGTCATTGATGGAACTCAAGAAGGTTCCTTCCAGTGG GTGACAATAAACTATCTACTAGGAAATTTGGGGAAGAAATATTCAGATACTGTAGGGGTGGTTGACCTTGGAGGTGGATCTGTGCAGATGGCTTATGCTATCTCAGAGGCAGATGCTGCAAAAGCACCCAAGTTATCAGATGGAGAGGATGTATATGTAAGGCAAATGAATCTTAAAGGAGTTAAATATAACCTTTATGTTCACAG TTACTTGCATTACGGGTTACTAGCAGCTCGAGCAGAGATTTTAAAGGTTTCTGAAGATTCTGGCAACCCCTGCATCTTAGCCGGATATTATG GTTCTTACGCATATGGAGGACAATCTTATAAAGCATCAGCTTCCTCATCTGGATCAAGTGTTGAGGAGTGCAGGAGGGTAGTTACAAAGGCACTCAAAGTAAATGAAGCAACATGTTCACACATGAAGTGCACATTTGGCGGGGTATGGAACGGTGGAGGAGGGGATGGACAAAGGAACCTATTTGtggcttcatttttctttgacAGAGCTGCTGAG GCTGGATTTGTTAACCCAAATGAACCTGTTGCGAAAGTTCACCCTGGTAACTTTGAGGAGGCAGCTAAGCGTGCTTGTGAAACTAAACTTGCGGATGCTAAATCAACATATCCAAGAGTTGAGGAGGGTAACCTGCCGTTCTTGTGCATGGATCTTGTTTACCAATCTACATTGCTTGTGGATGGATTTG GTCTTGATCCCTGGCAAGAGATTACATTGGTGAAGAAAGTTAAATATCAAAATTCCTTGGTTGAAGCAGCTTGGCCACTGGGGAGTGCCATAGAGGCCGTGTCCTCATTATAA